A single region of the Salicibibacter cibi genome encodes:
- a CDS encoding AAA family ATPase — MRPLQLKVRGLHSFREEQTIDFNQLCDGGVFGIFGPTGSGKSSILDAMTFALYGKISRSGSVGASMINQSETEVAVSFSFRLGNRTFIAERRAKRKDAALQTTRSRFIETTEEPVVLADKKGVMDQEIEAMIGLKIEDFTRAVVLPQNKFSEFLSLKGAERSKMLQRLFDLEKYGDELNEKIKKHLTEANAKKDTIEAEKNGLGDASEEALTKARQAVVQIENALHRKESFKDELETKWLRAKEVLQQQKIQAELESELASLSKERPKHEKRREALRISAIANQLLPYREEQERSEREWLEAEKALKESEEQADKLVKKEQEAQETFRNTREKRQAEEPQLTVKIAKLEEAKVLETELQTSVQKMDAVRKEESSLSKEQDTEDRTLQQAQEAEASAKHLIKEKEEQLTAFEAAQSKRENIRQAFEKGEALKQQAERLEEEKDAERNAIDKEKQQEIYMKEEKQKRDETFEWLSSTHNNLYQWFFDLSEAKREQQALIATIKDMQAKNIHANEAKAVQALVSRLEKGNACPVCGSTEHPAPGISLDEDTHDRDLLQSICERLEADTSIDRYRWELERYSEQIAAVTEEKAAQQPTGLYGTPSHPKRLSDLTAEDAPTKADQFFHKLEAKTKSLDTLLAKTKQWIEQAHQHTSNLNEIEALYTQTISNREDVTMKKQKQEDIYVKQKKEWHESFPGHSLQTIHEEWETAQKDHDQQEKLREDMRQQQKHLESLRENIKQIESKRTNVQMALLQRKAEREQQEKEYHQAQAKLNETLGENTSATKALADEEEALRHFQTEEKIAEENFLKATASRQEAEQTKAAAEEQYASARRNHALANERWEQQKNTDEGMEAKNSLQAQLDSTTLKGYALNVEKRNEYEAEIQRFETQWAQTKQRLAEIETALDGKRMTEEEWEALDEAFQKKKEQVEQRKEERSVARAKWEDLQEKHHRYVKLEEERQQLATRIGHYQELERVFKGKAFVNFIAEEQLVQVTRHASERLHALTQGRYALALDSDNNFLIADYFNGGQKRPTSTLSGGETFLTSLALALSLSVSIQLRGQYPLEFFFLDEGFGTLDAELLDTVVNALEQLQTDHLAVGIISHVPELQERLHKRLLVEAPKPEGQGSRLTITH; from the coding sequence TTGAGACCATTGCAGTTAAAGGTAAGGGGCTTGCACAGTTTTCGTGAAGAACAAACAATTGATTTCAACCAACTCTGCGATGGTGGTGTTTTTGGCATTTTCGGCCCTACGGGAAGCGGAAAGTCGTCGATTCTGGATGCGATGACGTTTGCTTTGTATGGGAAAATCAGCCGGTCTGGAAGCGTTGGTGCGAGCATGATTAATCAATCGGAGACGGAAGTCGCCGTTTCTTTCTCCTTTCGGCTCGGAAACCGTACGTTTATCGCCGAAAGAAGGGCAAAACGAAAGGATGCGGCTTTGCAAACCACGCGTTCCCGATTTATCGAAACGACCGAAGAACCTGTCGTATTGGCCGACAAAAAAGGGGTGATGGATCAGGAGATCGAAGCGATGATCGGCCTGAAAATCGAAGATTTCACTCGCGCAGTCGTTCTCCCGCAAAATAAGTTTTCCGAATTTCTGAGCCTCAAAGGCGCCGAACGCAGCAAAATGCTGCAGCGATTATTTGATTTAGAAAAATACGGGGATGAGTTAAACGAGAAAATCAAAAAACATCTCACCGAGGCAAATGCAAAAAAAGACACAATTGAAGCCGAGAAGAACGGTCTCGGAGATGCTTCCGAAGAAGCGTTGACGAAAGCCAGGCAGGCCGTTGTTCAAATAGAAAACGCGCTACATAGAAAAGAAAGCTTCAAAGATGAACTGGAAACCAAATGGCTGAGGGCAAAAGAAGTGCTTCAGCAACAGAAGATTCAGGCTGAACTCGAAAGCGAGCTAGCGTCCCTATCGAAGGAACGCCCGAAACATGAAAAACGCCGGGAGGCCTTACGCATAAGCGCAATCGCGAATCAGCTGCTCCCGTATCGGGAAGAGCAGGAACGGAGCGAACGTGAATGGCTTGAGGCCGAAAAGGCATTAAAAGAAAGCGAGGAACAAGCGGATAAACTTGTGAAAAAGGAGCAAGAAGCTCAAGAAACCTTTCGGAATACAAGAGAGAAACGACAAGCGGAAGAGCCACAGCTAACCGTGAAAATCGCTAAACTTGAAGAAGCAAAAGTACTGGAGACAGAGCTGCAAACGTCTGTTCAAAAAATGGACGCAGTCCGGAAAGAAGAATCAAGCTTATCTAAGGAACAAGACACCGAAGACCGCACCCTGCAGCAAGCACAAGAAGCAGAAGCGAGCGCAAAACACCTTATAAAGGAGAAAGAAGAGCAGCTTACCGCCTTTGAAGCAGCCCAATCCAAACGGGAAAACATCCGACAAGCTTTTGAAAAAGGCGAAGCCTTAAAGCAACAAGCCGAGCGTCTGGAAGAGGAGAAAGACGCGGAAAGAAACGCCATCGACAAAGAGAAACAACAGGAAATTTACATGAAAGAGGAAAAACAAAAAAGGGATGAAACATTCGAATGGCTTTCGTCTACCCACAACAACCTTTATCAGTGGTTTTTTGATTTAAGCGAAGCAAAAAGAGAACAGCAAGCGTTAATCGCAACCATTAAGGACATGCAAGCAAAAAACATTCATGCGAACGAGGCAAAAGCGGTGCAAGCGCTCGTTTCCCGGCTGGAAAAAGGTAACGCTTGCCCCGTTTGCGGTTCCACCGAACACCCGGCGCCGGGAATTTCGCTTGATGAGGACACGCATGATAGAGATTTGCTTCAATCCATATGCGAGCGTTTGGAAGCAGATACAAGCATTGACCGATATCGTTGGGAACTTGAGCGCTACTCTGAGCAAATCGCAGCAGTGACAGAGGAAAAAGCAGCACAACAACCAACAGGTTTATACGGCACGCCTTCCCATCCGAAGCGTTTAAGCGATTTGACGGCGGAGGATGCACCAACGAAAGCGGATCAATTTTTTCATAAGCTGGAAGCAAAAACCAAATCGTTAGATACACTTCTGGCTAAGACAAAGCAATGGATCGAACAAGCGCACCAACATACCTCTAATCTCAACGAAATCGAAGCGTTGTACACGCAAACGATATCCAATCGCGAAGATGTCACAATGAAAAAACAAAAACAGGAAGACATCTATGTAAAACAAAAGAAAGAATGGCATGAATCCTTCCCCGGCCATTCTTTGCAAACGATTCATGAAGAATGGGAAACGGCACAAAAAGATCATGATCAGCAGGAAAAGTTAAGGGAAGACATGCGTCAACAACAAAAACATTTAGAATCTCTACGAGAAAACATAAAACAGATTGAATCCAAACGAACCAACGTACAAATGGCTCTTTTGCAGCGAAAAGCAGAAAGGGAACAACAGGAAAAAGAATACCATCAAGCCCAAGCGAAACTTAATGAAACACTTGGTGAAAACACATCAGCAACGAAAGCGTTGGCGGACGAAGAGGAAGCCCTCCGGCATTTCCAAACCGAGGAGAAAATCGCTGAAGAGAACTTCCTAAAAGCGACAGCCAGCCGACAAGAAGCAGAACAAACAAAAGCGGCCGCCGAGGAACAATACGCATCTGCGCGCAGAAATCATGCATTGGCAAACGAACGCTGGGAACAGCAAAAAAATACAGACGAAGGCATGGAAGCCAAAAACAGCTTGCAAGCACAATTGGACAGCACAACACTGAAAGGTTACGCCCTGAATGTTGAAAAACGAAATGAATATGAAGCGGAAATTCAACGTTTTGAAACGCAATGGGCCCAAACGAAACAGCGGTTAGCGGAAATAGAAACAGCATTGGACGGAAAACGGATGACAGAGGAAGAATGGGAAGCATTAGACGAAGCTTTTCAAAAGAAAAAAGAACAGGTCGAACAAAGGAAGGAAGAACGAAGCGTTGCCCGCGCAAAATGGGAGGATCTGCAAGAAAAGCACCACCGCTATGTCAAGCTCGAAGAAGAACGGCAGCAACTGGCAACAAGGATCGGTCATTATCAAGAATTGGAGAGAGTTTTTAAAGGCAAAGCGTTTGTTAACTTTATCGCCGAGGAACAACTGGTGCAGGTGACCCGTCATGCCTCCGAGCGACTTCATGCCCTCACACAGGGAAGATACGCCCTGGCCCTTGATTCGGACAATAACTTTTTAATTGCCGATTATTTTAACGGTGGGCAAAAACGGCCGACGTCCACGCTTTCCGGAGGTGAAACCTTTTTAACATCGTTGGCGCTGGCCCTCTCCCTATCCGTTTCCATTCAGTTGAGAGGCCAATATCCCCTCGAATTCTTTTTCCTCGATGAAGGCTTCGGCACGCTGGATGCCGAACTGTTGGATACTGTCGTCAACGCCCTGGAACAATTGCAGACCGACCACCTTGCCGTCGGCATCATTAGTCATGTCCCCGAATTGCAGGAGCGGCTGCATAAACGCTTGCTTGTGGAAGCGCCAAAACCCGAAGGCCAAGGCAGCCGGTTAACGATCACGCACTGA
- a CDS encoding SDR family oxidoreductase yields MQGKKIIITGASGGIGKETAEVLAARGAQVTIASRNVRRGEDAKADILKRIPHAHLDVEHCDLASLTSVHAFAQTYREKHGHLYALINNAGVVTVKRESTEDSFEKMLGVNHIGHFYLTTKLLPLLNGEDNARIITLSSGAYKWGAIDFADPHLEAFGIWKGYARSKLANVLFTIELARRLKTSFVNAVSVHPGATSTEIGVNRDTGFGQTIHDVLRPFLKTAREGAQTSIYLASTRELVNGGYYYEGGKRQALKKKALDHALAKELWAWSEMEILRRGFTIEAV; encoded by the coding sequence GTGCAAGGCAAAAAAATCATTATTACCGGAGCGAGTGGAGGGATTGGAAAAGAAACAGCAGAAGTATTGGCGGCGAGGGGCGCACAAGTGACGATAGCGAGTCGGAACGTACGGCGGGGAGAAGACGCAAAAGCGGATATTCTCAAGCGCATTCCGCACGCCCATCTGGATGTGGAGCACTGTGATTTGGCTTCCCTTACGAGCGTCCACGCCTTTGCCCAAACGTATCGGGAAAAACACGGGCATCTTTATGCGCTTATCAATAACGCCGGAGTTGTAACAGTTAAACGGGAAAGCACCGAAGACAGTTTTGAAAAAATGCTCGGCGTCAACCATATTGGTCATTTTTATTTAACAACCAAGCTGTTGCCTTTACTTAATGGGGAGGATAACGCACGCATTATCACCCTTTCTTCCGGTGCTTACAAATGGGGAGCGATTGATTTTGCAGATCCGCATTTAGAGGCGTTTGGGATCTGGAAAGGGTATGCACGCTCAAAGCTTGCCAATGTCTTGTTTACGATTGAATTGGCGAGGCGTTTGAAAACAAGTTTTGTCAATGCCGTGAGTGTGCATCCGGGCGCTACAAGCACAGAAATCGGAGTAAATCGCGACACGGGGTTCGGTCAAACGATTCATGATGTCCTGCGTCCTTTTCTGAAAACAGCACGGGAAGGCGCACAAACGAGCATTTACTTGGCTTCGACCCGTGAATTGGTGAACGGCGGGTATTACTATGAAGGTGGAAAGCGCCAGGCGTTGAAGAAAAAAGCATTGGACCACGCACTCGCGAAAGAGCTTTGGGCATGGAGTGAGATGGAGATCTTGCGGCGGGGGTTTACGATCGAAGCTGTTTAG
- the recQ gene encoding DNA helicase RecQ, translated as MFTKARQLLHTYYGYDDFRPGQEAIIGSIFNEKHTMGIMPTGGGKSVCYQLPSLVLDGLTIVISPLIALMKDQVDEIQELGISATYLNSSLSFEDMQERLRDVQAGKYSLLYLAPERLTAPHFLARIQSMPISLVAIDEAHCLSQWGHDFRPSYLDIPHFINQLQSDPVILALTATATPTVADDVCKSLGIPEVNIVKTGFARDNLTFSVIKGQDRDAYIQNYIEKNQNESGIIYATTRKEVERIAQRLKAKGFNAAYYHGGMEANARVESQEAFVYDEINVMVATNAFGMGINKSNVHYVIHAQIPRTMEAYYQEAGRAGRDGENSDCILLFSPQDIQIQQYLLEQSQLDESRKTNEFRKLREMVNYCHTESCLQAYILDYFGEENPSDCKRCLHCTDERNVIDVTKDAQMVLSCIKRMKERFGKTIIAQVLTGSGNQKIQDLRFDQLSTYGLMKGESQKAVVAFIDFLTAHRYLALTQGQYPVLQLSDKAVAILKGEQKVMKKEDAAAKAQATDDDPLFHRLRELRTALAKKHRIAPYMVFSDQTLREISGKKPTTKAGMLAIKGIGEHKCEVYGEAFLEEIHREV; from the coding sequence ATGTTCACGAAAGCGCGTCAATTGCTACACACCTATTATGGTTATGATGATTTTCGCCCCGGTCAAGAAGCGATCATAGGTTCCATTTTTAACGAGAAGCACACAATGGGGATTATGCCTACCGGGGGTGGGAAATCCGTTTGTTATCAACTGCCGTCGCTCGTTTTGGATGGACTGACGATCGTCATTTCACCGTTGATTGCCTTAATGAAAGACCAAGTCGACGAAATTCAGGAACTCGGCATTTCTGCCACCTATTTGAATAGTTCCCTGTCCTTTGAAGATATGCAGGAGAGGTTACGTGATGTACAGGCAGGAAAATATTCCTTGTTATACTTGGCGCCGGAACGTTTAACTGCGCCTCATTTTTTGGCTCGTATCCAATCCATGCCGATCTCGCTGGTTGCCATTGATGAAGCGCATTGCTTATCTCAATGGGGCCATGATTTTCGTCCGAGTTATCTTGATATCCCTCATTTTATCAATCAACTGCAATCCGATCCAGTGATTTTAGCTCTCACGGCAACGGCAACGCCGACGGTAGCTGATGATGTATGCAAATCACTTGGGATTCCGGAAGTAAACATCGTAAAAACCGGGTTTGCGCGCGATAATCTCACGTTCTCTGTCATTAAAGGACAGGACCGGGATGCGTACATACAAAATTATATTGAAAAAAATCAAAACGAATCGGGCATTATTTACGCGACAACAAGAAAAGAAGTGGAACGAATCGCCCAACGTTTAAAGGCGAAAGGATTCAATGCCGCTTATTACCATGGGGGCATGGAAGCAAACGCCCGTGTCGAAAGCCAAGAAGCATTCGTTTACGACGAAATTAACGTGATGGTGGCAACAAACGCTTTCGGGATGGGCATTAACAAATCGAACGTTCACTATGTGATTCATGCACAAATCCCGAGGACGATGGAAGCGTATTATCAAGAAGCGGGGAGAGCAGGGCGAGATGGCGAAAACAGCGATTGCATTTTGTTATTTTCCCCTCAAGATATCCAAATTCAGCAATACTTGCTCGAACAATCCCAGCTTGATGAATCCAGAAAAACGAACGAATTCCGTAAACTACGGGAAATGGTCAATTACTGCCACACCGAATCCTGCCTGCAAGCCTACATTCTTGACTATTTTGGCGAAGAAAACCCTTCCGATTGCAAACGATGTTTGCATTGTACGGATGAGCGCAATGTCATTGACGTGACCAAAGACGCACAAATGGTGTTATCATGCATTAAACGAATGAAAGAAAGGTTTGGGAAAACGATCATTGCTCAGGTGCTTACAGGATCCGGCAATCAAAAAATACAAGATTTGCGATTTGACCAATTGTCTACCTATGGCCTCATGAAAGGGGAGTCCCAAAAAGCGGTTGTCGCATTCATTGATTTTTTAACCGCTCATCGGTATTTAGCGCTTACGCAAGGGCAGTATCCTGTCTTGCAACTAAGCGATAAGGCGGTTGCGATTCTCAAAGGGGAACAAAAAGTAATGAAAAAAGAGGATGCAGCAGCCAAAGCACAAGCCACGGATGACGATCCTCTCTTTCATCGTTTGCGGGAGCTGAGAACCGCACTCGCAAAGAAACATAGAATAGCCCCTTATATGGTGTTTTCCGATCAAACCCTAAGAGAAATATCCGGCAAAAAGCCCACGACAAAAGCAGGCATGCTTGCCATCAAAGGGATTGGCGAACATAAATGCGAAGTGTACGGAGAAGCGTTTTTGGAGGAGATTCATAGGGAGGTCTAG
- a CDS encoding FAS1-like dehydratase domain-containing protein, with translation MPLKLGEVITFERSFTNEDVELFTKLSLDEGSHHVIPDEQGRLVIQGLLTATLPTKIGGDNNVLARNMTFDFRKPVYTGDTIRCEVTIDELKQKENGRTSISASFVCFNQDETKVLTGTFAGVIL, from the coding sequence TTGCCACTGAAATTGGGTGAAGTGATTACTTTTGAACGTTCATTTACAAATGAGGATGTGGAGTTATTTACTAAATTATCGTTGGATGAAGGTTCGCACCACGTTATTCCTGACGAGCAAGGGAGACTCGTCATTCAAGGGCTGTTGACCGCAACGTTGCCGACAAAAATTGGCGGAGACAACAATGTGCTCGCGAGGAACATGACGTTTGATTTTAGAAAACCTGTTTATACAGGAGACACGATACGGTGTGAAGTAACAATCGATGAGTTAAAACAAAAAGAAAACGGAAGAACATCCATTTCCGCATCATTTGTCTGTTTCAATCAAGATGAAACCAAAGTATTGACGGGGACTTTTGCAGGCGTAATCTTGTAA
- a CDS encoding MBL fold metallo-hydrolase translates to MDIDKIGNLELVKGRRNSKVPYSTSIVVKGKNGEKDALVDIGTGKEGYAYIHASYNIQDIFITHYHIDHIKGVPHFPEATMWVNAVDEHKLNDLGALAKAMGMYALKGNSAVEKWIENNKNTPPYQDVLTREKKRYPYETPMTIAGQNVQMLYTPGHCESYCCPYFPEEGVLVVGDYDLTSFGPWYNNADSDIDDFITSGERTLDIDADYYVTFHHKGTFSRSEYEEALRRYLAIIEKREQKIIRLLEEGTSIEDLIYREVFYLQRNLDMAPMLLDSEIMGIAKHLKRLAKQNNYYEDPYRSFLAHHFAVPEYSDCFVREVAEKE, encoded by the coding sequence ATGGACATAGATAAAATCGGGAACCTGGAATTGGTCAAAGGAAGGCGAAACAGTAAAGTCCCCTATTCCACAAGTATTGTTGTTAAGGGGAAAAACGGGGAAAAGGATGCACTTGTAGATATTGGCACAGGAAAAGAAGGATATGCTTATATCCATGCGTCTTACAACATTCAAGACATCTTTATCACCCATTATCATATTGACCATATCAAAGGCGTTCCCCATTTCCCGGAGGCTACGATGTGGGTGAATGCCGTTGACGAACATAAATTGAACGACTTGGGAGCACTTGCCAAGGCAATGGGGATGTATGCGTTAAAAGGGAATAGCGCTGTTGAAAAGTGGATCGAAAACAACAAGAACACGCCACCGTATCAAGATGTATTGACAAGAGAGAAAAAACGCTACCCCTATGAAACACCGATGACGATTGCGGGGCAAAACGTGCAAATGCTCTATACCCCCGGGCATTGCGAAAGCTATTGTTGCCCTTACTTTCCCGAGGAAGGGGTGCTCGTCGTGGGCGACTATGATTTAACCTCTTTCGGCCCGTGGTACAACAACGCCGATTCGGACATTGACGATTTCATCACTTCGGGTGAAAGAACGTTGGATATCGACGCCGACTACTATGTGACGTTTCACCATAAAGGAACCTTTTCGCGTTCGGAGTACGAGGAAGCGCTCCGGCGGTATTTAGCGATCATCGAAAAGCGTGAACAGAAAATTATCCGCTTATTAGAGGAAGGGACGTCCATCGAGGATCTCATTTATCGTGAAGTATTTTATTTACAAAGAAATTTGGATATGGCCCCAATGTTGCTGGATTCTGAAATCATGGGAATTGCCAAGCACCTGAAACGCCTTGCCAAACAAAACAATTATTATGAGGATCCGTACCGATCGTTTCTCGCTCACCATTTTGCCGTTCCTGAATACAGCGATTGTTTTGTTCGGGAAGTTGCTGAAAAAGAATAA
- a CDS encoding thiamine pyrophosphate-dependent enzyme, with protein MPISKNHVNIGVNPNAFNRNLETLYLCRRSEGRRLFDDSGYGILRYLQEASYGERTSVDLKNPDFVMMAKSMGFESEKVGTRPAVNSKGDSGAG; from the coding sequence TTGCCAATTTCAAAAAATCATGTCAATATCGGTGTAAATCCAAATGCGTTTAACCGTAATCTCGAAACGTTATACCTATGCAGAAGAAGTGAAGGCCGCCGTTTGTTCGACGATTCCGGATATGGAATTTTGCGATACCTTCAAGAAGCATCGTATGGCGAGCGCACATCCGTTGATCTGAAAAATCCGGACTTCGTTATGATGGCAAAATCGATGGGATTTGAATCCGAAAAAGTTGGAACGAGACCTGCGGTGAACTCCAAAGGTGACTCAGGTGCCGGTTAG
- the pabB gene encoding aminodeoxychorismate synthase component I, whose protein sequence is MIDIQIDFNREAPLYFRDPVSIIQTEQPKEVEACIRKVQSAVGEGFYAAGYISYEAAKGLRPELSVVSGHKMPLVWFGIFEKTSPPPDMMTQSYHLSDWAFSTSAPDYKNNVEDIRQSIARGETYQVNYTMRMEARFQGHARTLYERLKPSQQGIYSAFLNTGQQQILSVSPELFFQKKGNHLRTKPMKGTIARGATKQEDERLYKELRHSKKDQAENVMIVDLLRNDLGMIADTGTVHTTDLFAIEAYPTVWQMTSTIDAELKRGIDFVEIFRALFPCGSITGAPKKETMKKIAALERDSRDVYCGAIGYITPTGDSVFNVAIRTAIVDSVKQKITYGTGGGITWDSSPQGEYEEAVLKSKIVADMRTDFSLLESLRLEGGHYPFFERHCQRMQTSADVFHWSFSVEKMRDVLLSFARKHPNGTYKVRLLYHSERGFSIEGTQIQEMSKPVVVELSPVAIAKNEPFSFHKTTSRDVFNALRSRASADVFDILLYNDKDELLEFTIGNLVLEIDGAYVTPPVYLGLLPGVYRQYLFEQDIVKEHVLSIVDLEKANRVWLINSVRGWVEVSLKNRR, encoded by the coding sequence ATGATAGACATTCAAATCGACTTTAATCGCGAAGCGCCCCTGTACTTTCGCGACCCCGTTTCCATTATCCAAACGGAGCAACCAAAAGAGGTAGAAGCATGTATAAGAAAAGTCCAATCTGCCGTCGGGGAAGGGTTTTATGCCGCGGGGTATATATCATACGAAGCGGCCAAAGGTCTGCGGCCGGAACTTTCCGTTGTTAGCGGACATAAAATGCCCCTCGTTTGGTTTGGCATTTTTGAAAAAACGAGCCCGCCACCTGATATGATGACACAATCTTATCATCTCTCGGATTGGGCGTTTTCGACGAGCGCGCCGGATTACAAAAACAATGTCGAGGACATTCGCCAGTCCATTGCAAGAGGAGAAACCTATCAAGTGAATTATACGATGCGCATGGAAGCTCGCTTTCAAGGACATGCTCGCACCTTGTATGAGCGTTTAAAGCCATCCCAACAAGGGATTTATAGTGCGTTTTTGAATACAGGACAACAGCAAATCTTGTCCGTGTCTCCGGAGCTTTTCTTTCAAAAAAAGGGGAATCACTTGCGAACGAAGCCAATGAAAGGCACGATCGCCCGCGGCGCTACGAAACAAGAAGACGAGCGTCTGTATAAAGAACTGCGGCATTCAAAAAAAGATCAGGCGGAAAACGTCATGATCGTCGACTTGCTCCGCAATGACTTGGGGATGATTGCCGATACGGGTACTGTCCATACGACAGATCTTTTTGCCATCGAAGCTTATCCAACTGTTTGGCAAATGACTTCGACGATAGACGCTGAACTAAAGCGAGGGATTGACTTCGTTGAAATATTTCGTGCTCTATTTCCGTGCGGCTCTATAACAGGCGCACCGAAAAAAGAGACGATGAAAAAAATTGCGGCGTTGGAGCGTGATTCCCGTGACGTCTACTGTGGGGCCATCGGTTATATAACCCCAACAGGGGACAGTGTGTTCAACGTTGCCATCCGTACAGCAATCGTTGACTCCGTGAAACAGAAAATTACATACGGCACAGGCGGTGGTATTACCTGGGATTCAAGTCCGCAAGGAGAGTATGAAGAGGCAGTGCTGAAAAGTAAAATCGTGGCTGACATGAGGACTGATTTTTCTTTGTTGGAAAGTTTACGTTTGGAAGGTGGGCATTATCCGTTTTTCGAGCGGCACTGTCAGCGCATGCAAACGTCTGCTGATGTTTTTCATTGGTCATTTTCCGTGGAAAAAATGCGTGATGTTCTGCTTTCTTTTGCCCGAAAACATCCGAACGGGACCTATAAGGTTCGGTTGCTTTATCACTCGGAACGAGGGTTTTCTATCGAAGGGACTCAGATTCAAGAGATGAGCAAACCTGTCGTCGTGGAGTTATCCCCGGTAGCGATTGCCAAGAACGAGCCGTTTTCTTTTCATAAAACGACGTCTCGAGACGTTTTCAATGCGCTTCGTTCCCGGGCATCAGCCGATGTCTTTGATATTTTGCTCTATAATGACAAGGATGAACTTCTCGAATTTACGATCGGCAACCTCGTGCTCGAAATCGATGGGGCATACGTGACTCCGCCTGTATACCTCGGTTTGTTGCCAGGGGTCTATCGGCAGTATCTTTTCGAGCAGGACATCGTCAAGGAGCATGTGCTTTCGATTGTGGATTTGGAAAAAGCCAATCGCGTCTGGCTGATTAACAGTGTGCGCGGGTGGGTGGAAGTTTCGCTGAAAAATCGCCGATAA